One window of the Shewanella litorisediminis genome contains the following:
- a CDS encoding penicillin-binding protein 1A, protein MKWLKRILIALFSLALLGVGAIVAAYFYVLPDLPDVTTLKTVQLQTPLKIYSQDGKLISQYGEKRRIPMKLEDVPKPLLQAFLATEDARFYEHQGIDPIGIIRAAFVLAATGEKKQGASTITQQVARNFFLTRDKTIIRKVKEIFISFHIEELLTKDEILELYVNRIYLGQRAYGVGAAAQVYYGKDLKDLSLAEMAVIAGLPKAPSTLNPISSPERALNRRNIVLMRMREVGYINDSEYQLAISQPNTASYHGAEIDLYVPYVSEMARDYMIQKYGEEEAYTGGYSVYTTVNSDLQLKAQKALRNNIYAYDERHGYRGAAEVLWKDEAPATDTLVSALKKVASVQELEPAAVINVQEQQATVLRNNGETVTLPWQGIQWARKFISDTRQGAAPKAATDVLTAGERIWIRHNGEDWQLSQVPEVSSAIVSLDPHNGAIRALVGGYSFSQSQFNRVTQAKRQLGSNIKPFIYAATLEKGYTLATLINNAPINKPDLSQGTAWRPKNSPDTYTGPTRLRVGLAQSINVMAVRALRYSGIDATVELLTRFGFDPNDLPRNESLALGSPSVTPLQVVRAFSAFANGGYLVEPFFIDRVESATGNLVEKTQPTLACEAPAQDEIAGGTNAAEASAPPAMLDASVQTEASPQCGDPAARYANRVISEQNAFLITEALKSVIWGGGDFSKGTGWNGTAWRAARLLKRHDIAGKTGTTNESRDTWFSGFNPDLVTTVWVGFDDHGRELGRTAWNANGAKDQISGAEAGAKTAGPAWNEFMFMALADTPEKAMPVPAGIVSARIDYNSGKLSRRTDHTSGFEYFAAGTVPTDYANSATTEDDNTAPETTADDLFQ, encoded by the coding sequence GTGAAGTGGCTAAAACGTATTCTCATTGCCCTCTTTAGTTTAGCCTTACTCGGAGTAGGTGCTATTGTTGCGGCATATTTTTATGTTTTGCCCGACCTGCCCGATGTCACGACCCTTAAAACGGTTCAGCTGCAAACACCGCTGAAGATATACAGCCAGGACGGCAAGCTTATCTCACAATACGGCGAAAAGCGCCGTATTCCAATGAAACTTGAAGACGTCCCCAAGCCCTTGTTGCAGGCTTTTTTGGCTACCGAAGACGCTCGCTTTTACGAACATCAGGGGATAGACCCCATAGGCATTATTCGTGCCGCCTTTGTGTTGGCTGCTACCGGCGAGAAGAAACAGGGTGCAAGTACCATTACCCAACAGGTAGCGCGTAACTTCTTTCTTACCAGAGACAAGACTATTATCCGCAAAGTAAAAGAAATCTTTATTTCTTTTCACATTGAGGAATTGCTCACAAAAGATGAAATCCTTGAGCTCTATGTAAACCGCATCTATTTAGGTCAGCGTGCTTATGGTGTAGGCGCGGCAGCTCAGGTTTACTACGGCAAAGATTTGAAAGACCTGTCACTCGCCGAAATGGCCGTGATTGCAGGTCTCCCCAAGGCACCGTCCACATTGAACCCTATCTCCTCCCCCGAGCGAGCGCTCAATCGCCGTAATATTGTGTTGATGCGGATGCGCGAAGTGGGCTACATCAACGACAGCGAATACCAACTCGCCATATCCCAACCCAACACAGCCTCTTACCACGGTGCTGAAATAGATCTGTATGTTCCCTACGTCTCTGAAATGGCGCGGGACTACATGATTCAAAAATATGGTGAAGAAGAAGCCTACACCGGTGGGTATAGCGTATACACCACGGTAAATTCTGATCTACAGCTCAAGGCCCAGAAAGCACTGCGTAACAACATTTACGCCTATGATGAACGCCATGGCTATCGCGGCGCGGCTGAAGTGCTCTGGAAAGACGAAGCCCCCGCAACAGATACCCTTGTCAGTGCCCTGAAGAAAGTCGCATCGGTGCAGGAGTTGGAACCGGCAGCTGTTATCAATGTGCAGGAACAACAGGCAACCGTGCTGCGAAACAACGGCGAAACCGTCACCCTCCCATGGCAAGGTATTCAGTGGGCCCGCAAGTTTATCAGCGACACCCGCCAGGGTGCGGCGCCAAAAGCGGCCACCGATGTGCTGACAGCAGGCGAGCGCATATGGATACGCCACAACGGAGAAGACTGGCAATTATCCCAGGTGCCGGAAGTATCCAGCGCCATAGTGTCGCTCGATCCTCACAATGGTGCTATACGCGCCCTGGTGGGCGGTTACAGCTTCAGTCAGAGCCAGTTCAACCGGGTCACACAGGCCAAACGTCAGCTGGGTTCCAACATTAAGCCGTTTATCTACGCCGCCACGTTGGAAAAAGGCTATACCCTGGCAACACTTATCAATAATGCCCCCATCAACAAGCCTGACTTGAGCCAAGGCACAGCCTGGCGCCCCAAAAATTCGCCTGACACCTACACAGGCCCCACCCGCCTGCGGGTAGGCCTGGCGCAATCGATTAACGTGATGGCAGTTCGTGCCCTGCGTTACTCAGGTATAGATGCAACAGTTGAGCTGTTAACCCGCTTTGGGTTTGATCCGAACGATTTGCCACGCAATGAATCGCTGGCATTGGGCTCTCCTTCTGTTACTCCGTTGCAGGTTGTAAGGGCTTTCTCAGCCTTCGCCAATGGGGGTTATCTGGTTGAACCCTTCTTCATCGACAGAGTCGAGTCTGCGACCGGTAATCTGGTCGAAAAAACTCAGCCAACGCTGGCTTGCGAAGCACCTGCACAGGACGAAATAGCTGGGGGCACTAATGCAGCCGAAGCTTCTGCTCCGCCAGCCATGCTGGATGCATCAGTACAAACGGAAGCTTCACCCCAATGTGGCGATCCTGCTGCCCGCTATGCCAATCGGGTGATATCAGAGCAAAATGCTTTCCTTATCACCGAAGCCCTCAAGAGCGTAATTTGGGGTGGCGGCGATTTCAGCAAGGGCACCGGCTGGAACGGTACCGCGTGGCGTGCTGCTCGCTTGCTGAAACGTCATGATATTGCAGGTAAAACGGGTACAACCAACGAGTCACGCGATACCTGGTTCAGTGGCTTTAATCCTGATTTGGTCACCACAGTTTGGGTTGGCTTTGACGACCATGGCCGCGAGCTTGGTCGTACTGCCTGGAACGCCAACGGCGCCAAAGACCAAATTTCAGGGGCAGAAGCGGGCGCGAAAACCGCAGGCCCAGCCTGGAACGAATTTATGTTTATGGCCCTTGCCGACACACCTGAAAAAGCCATGCCGGTGCCGGCAGGCATAGTCTCTGCCCGAATCGACTATAACTCGGGTAAGCTAAGCCGCCGTACCGACCACACCAGTGGCTTCGAGTACTTTGCCGCAGGTACAGTACCAACAGATTATGCCAACTCAGCCACCACCGAAGACGATAACACGGCACCGGAAACCACCGCTGACGATTTGTTCCAATAG
- a CDS encoding PilN domain-containing protein gives MANINLLPWREEAREKQKRDYIGALALVFLLSAFLVFACLQVIDMMTDEQKARNEFLTAEIQLLEKQIAEIKKITERKKDIERRTEIILNLQQARNLPTHVLDELVRVVPPGIYLSSIEKKGAMVWIEGRSESNNNVANMMRKMKTSAWLDDPVMQSIVSQNDELRKLQRFSLKVTVVDKAAQELEKAAASKKGAAK, from the coding sequence ATGGCGAACATAAATCTGTTGCCCTGGCGTGAAGAGGCCAGGGAAAAGCAAAAGCGTGATTATATTGGCGCGCTGGCACTCGTATTCCTGTTGTCGGCATTTTTGGTGTTTGCCTGTTTACAGGTTATCGACATGATGACTGATGAGCAGAAAGCCCGAAACGAGTTTTTGACAGCCGAGATTCAGTTGCTCGAAAAGCAAATCGCCGAGATTAAGAAAATTACTGAACGCAAGAAAGATATCGAGCGTCGCACAGAAATTATTCTGAATTTGCAACAGGCAAGAAATCTTCCCACTCACGTACTTGATGAACTGGTTCGTGTTGTGCCACCCGGTATCTATCTTTCAAGCATTGAAAAGAAAGGTGCCATGGTGTGGATTGAGGGACGCAGCGAGTCCAATAACAACGTTGCCAATATGATGCGTAAAATGAAAACGTCAGCTTGGCTTGACGATCCCGTGATGCAAAGCATTGTGTCTCAGAATGACGAGCTCAGAAAACTGCAGCGCTTCAGTCTCAAGGTAACAGTTGTTGATAAAGCCGCCCAAGAGCTGGAAAAAGCGGCCGCCAGTAAAAAAGGAGCGGCGAAATGA
- a CDS encoding type IV pilus secretin PilQ encodes MESSAAFTTRINKPGLAKTLVGIALFFGVTTAAVAANRLVDVKYHSVIDSQLELELVFENPIAEPEINLNATPAQILLSFDDSISGLATNAMPVNRGGVTEVNAQQQDSDLVVGINLSKVLPYQGAVVGNSYRLTVNDAVVTAATDTNSSSGAYVNGVKNIDFRRNGKGGGELVVQLNNTKVAANVEQIGAKLEVKFYNTDIPKDMLYVMDVQDFATPVKSFETFKEDLVTRIQVDIGGEYEYNYVQEANQFKLSMNKVARQASVKQEKKYNGKTLSLNFQNISVRTVLQLIADYNNFNLVTSDSVQGDITLVLDDVPWDQALDLILKTKGLDKRIEGNILMVAPAEELAVRESMELRNQQEVQELAPLYSEYMQINYAKATDIAELLKSEGSSLLSDRGSVAVDERTNTLLVKDTAETLANVQRMIEVLDIPIRQVLIESRMVTVKDNVAEDLGIRWGITDQQGSKGTSGSLEGAESIAGGVIPAISDRLNVNLPAPTNAASIAFHVAKLADGTVLDMELSALEQENKGEIIASPRITTSNQKAAYIEQGVEIPYVQAASSGATTVTFKKAVLSLRVTPQITPDNRVILDLEITQDSQGETVDTPTGRAVAIDTQRIGTQVLVDNGETIVLGGIYQQNLISRVSKVPVLGDIPLVGFLFRNTSDKNERQELLIFVTPKIVTEKI; translated from the coding sequence ATGGAATCTTCTGCCGCGTTCACAACACGCATCAACAAGCCGGGGTTGGCAAAAACCTTGGTGGGAATTGCGTTGTTTTTCGGTGTAACCACAGCAGCCGTGGCGGCCAATCGGCTGGTCGACGTTAAGTATCACTCGGTGATAGACAGCCAATTGGAACTCGAGTTGGTGTTTGAAAACCCCATTGCTGAGCCTGAAATCAATCTCAATGCTACTCCGGCTCAAATACTGCTTTCATTTGATGACAGTATTTCTGGATTAGCGACAAACGCCATGCCGGTGAACCGCGGCGGCGTGACTGAGGTGAATGCCCAGCAACAGGACTCGGATTTGGTTGTTGGCATTAATCTGTCCAAAGTGCTGCCTTATCAAGGCGCAGTGGTTGGTAACAGCTATCGCTTAACGGTAAACGATGCGGTAGTCACTGCCGCCACAGACACCAATTCGTCCTCAGGCGCTTATGTCAACGGCGTGAAAAATATCGATTTTCGTCGTAATGGCAAAGGTGGGGGGGAGCTGGTTGTTCAGCTGAATAACACCAAGGTCGCTGCGAATGTAGAACAGATTGGTGCCAAGTTAGAGGTTAAGTTTTATAACACTGATATTCCAAAAGACATGTTGTATGTCATGGATGTTCAGGACTTTGCTACTCCCGTAAAGAGCTTTGAGACCTTTAAGGAAGACTTGGTTACACGTATTCAGGTCGATATCGGCGGTGAGTACGAGTACAACTACGTTCAGGAAGCCAACCAGTTTAAACTGTCAATGAACAAGGTGGCTCGTCAGGCGTCGGTTAAGCAGGAGAAGAAATATAACGGCAAGACTTTGTCGCTGAATTTCCAAAACATTTCTGTTCGTACTGTGTTGCAGTTAATTGCCGACTACAACAACTTCAACCTGGTAACCAGTGATTCGGTTCAGGGTGATATTACGCTGGTGCTGGATGATGTGCCTTGGGATCAGGCTCTCGACTTGATCCTGAAAACCAAAGGACTGGATAAGCGTATCGAAGGCAATATCCTGATGGTTGCACCTGCCGAAGAGCTTGCCGTCCGCGAGAGCATGGAACTGCGTAATCAGCAGGAAGTGCAGGAGCTGGCACCACTCTATTCCGAGTACATGCAAATCAATTATGCCAAGGCCACTGATATTGCAGAGCTGCTGAAGAGCGAAGGTTCAAGTCTGCTGAGCGATAGAGGCAGTGTCGCGGTAGATGAGCGTACCAACACCTTGCTGGTTAAAGATACTGCAGAGACTCTGGCCAACGTGCAGCGCATGATAGAAGTGCTTGATATTCCCATTCGTCAGGTACTGATAGAATCCCGCATGGTGACCGTGAAGGATAACGTCGCCGAAGACCTGGGTATTCGCTGGGGAATCACCGATCAGCAGGGTAGTAAGGGAACCTCGGGTTCGCTCGAAGGTGCTGAAAGTATTGCCGGTGGCGTCATTCCTGCTATCAGTGACCGTTTGAATGTTAACCTCCCGGCGCCAACCAATGCAGCCAGCATTGCTTTCCATGTTGCCAAGCTTGCCGATGGCACAGTATTGGATATGGAATTGAGCGCGTTGGAGCAGGAAAACAAGGGTGAAATTATTGCGAGCCCTCGTATCACTACTTCCAACCAGAAAGCGGCATATATTGAGCAGGGTGTTGAAATACCCTATGTTCAGGCGGCCTCAAGCGGTGCCACCACAGTTACCTTTAAAAAAGCGGTGCTGTCTTTGCGGGTAACCCCCCAAATCACGCCCGATAACCGTGTGATCTTGGATCTGGAAATCACCCAGGACAGTCAGGGCGAAACTGTGGATACACCTACAGGTCGTGCTGTAGCTATCGATACTCAGCGTATTGGCACTCAGGTACTGGTAGATAATGGTGAGACCATAGTACTGGGTGGCATCTATCAACAGAATCTTATCAGCCGTGTCAGCAAGGTGCCTGTGTTGGGTGATATACCCTTGGTTGGATTCCTGTTCCGCAATACGTCAGATAAAAATGAGCGTCAGGAACTGCTTATCTTCGTTACCCCCAAAATTGTGACGGAAAAAATCTGA
- the aroB gene encoding 3-dehydroquinate synthase — MKQIQVNLANRSYPIHIGPNLFEHQALFAPVVSGKKVLVVSNETIAPLYLDKISATLSANAAQVASVILPDGEQYKTLEYLNQIFDALLEGNFARDCVLVALGGGVIGDMTGFAAACYQRGVDFIQIPTTLLSQVDSSVGGKTAVNHPLGKNMIGAFYQPKLVVIDINCLQTLPAREFAAGMAEVIKYGIIRDNELFAWLEQNVSALKALDQNAITHVIARCCEIKAEVVSEDETEQGVRALLNLGHTFGHAIEAEMGYGTWLHGEAVAAGMVLAAQTSVTLGLIDKSILCRITALIQAFDLPVQAPESMDFNSFIMHMRRDKKVLGGQLRLVLPLGIGAAEVSSQATDAELAEVIRRP; from the coding sequence ATGAAGCAAATTCAGGTTAATTTGGCAAATCGAAGTTATCCGATCCACATTGGCCCGAATTTGTTTGAACATCAGGCGCTCTTTGCACCTGTGGTGAGTGGCAAAAAGGTGCTTGTTGTCAGCAACGAGACAATTGCCCCCCTGTATCTCGATAAAATCAGTGCCACCCTGTCCGCTAACGCGGCTCAGGTGGCTTCTGTGATCCTGCCTGATGGCGAGCAATACAAAACTCTCGAGTATCTCAATCAGATTTTTGACGCGTTGCTCGAAGGCAATTTTGCCCGTGATTGTGTTCTGGTTGCACTCGGAGGTGGTGTGATTGGAGATATGACGGGGTTTGCTGCGGCTTGTTATCAGCGCGGTGTTGATTTCATCCAAATTCCAACCACGCTTTTATCCCAGGTCGACTCCTCTGTCGGCGGAAAAACTGCCGTGAACCATCCCTTGGGTAAAAACATGATAGGCGCCTTCTATCAACCCAAGTTGGTGGTAATTGATATTAATTGCCTGCAAACCCTGCCAGCCAGGGAGTTCGCTGCCGGTATGGCTGAGGTGATCAAATACGGCATTATCCGTGACAATGAGCTTTTTGCCTGGCTTGAGCAAAATGTTTCAGCGCTTAAAGCCTTGGATCAAAATGCAATTACCCACGTTATTGCCCGCTGCTGTGAGATCAAAGCCGAGGTGGTATCGGAAGATGAAACCGAGCAAGGTGTTCGCGCTTTACTCAACCTCGGACATACCTTCGGTCATGCCATCGAAGCTGAAATGGGCTACGGTACCTGGTTGCATGGCGAAGCCGTTGCCGCTGGCATGGTCCTTGCTGCACAAACTTCGGTAACACTGGGGCTAATCGATAAGTCAATTCTTTGTCGGATTACGGCACTTATTCAGGCATTCGATTTGCCCGTCCAGGCTCCGGAGTCGATGGACTTTAATAGCTTTATTATGCATATGCGGCGAGATAAAAAGGTTTTGGGTGGTCAGTTGCGATTAGTTTTGCCTCTGGGCATTGGTGCTGCTGAAGTCAGTAGTCAGGCCACTGATGCCGAACTGGCAGAGGTCATTCGCCGCCCCTGA
- a CDS encoding pilus assembly protein PilP, with product MKRVLPLATILLFLTGCIGDRSDLELFVTTTKAQHVAKIPPLKEPPVFEHFAYQAELLRSPFVPPSRELTEEAVDVSKDCTQPDLKRRKGRLETYALDNLKMRGTLTQDKRIWALVQTNDGNVFRLGVGDYLGLYHGRISKVTPQNVEVIELIPDGSGCWAERSSTLELAGE from the coding sequence ATGAAACGAGTCTTGCCGCTAGCCACTATCTTACTGTTTTTGACTGGTTGTATTGGCGATCGCAGCGATTTGGAACTATTTGTTACTACAACGAAAGCTCAGCATGTTGCCAAGATTCCACCGCTAAAAGAGCCTCCTGTGTTTGAGCATTTTGCTTATCAGGCTGAATTGCTGCGCAGTCCCTTCGTTCCCCCGTCAAGGGAGTTGACCGAAGAAGCTGTGGATGTTTCCAAGGATTGTACCCAGCCAGATCTCAAGCGTCGTAAAGGAAGACTTGAAACCTACGCGCTGGATAACCTGAAGATGCGGGGCACCTTGACCCAGGACAAGCGTATTTGGGCCTTGGTGCAAACCAATGATGGCAATGTATTCCGCTTGGGTGTGGGAGACTATCTGGGGCTTTACCATGGCCGTATTAGTAAAGTCACGCCACAAAATGTTGAAGTAATAGAATTAATTCCGGACGGTTCCGGTTGCTGGGCAGAGCGTTCCAGCACCCTGGAATTGGCTGGAGAATAA
- a CDS encoding pilus assembly protein PilM, which translates to MLSNLWKRQAPQMVGIDIGSHEVKAILLSKTADGYKIVSHAAVPVKKGAVNDHDIRDAAAVVDCLRQLRRTLPKSCKFAAVAVSGSAVMTKVIYMDASLNEAEMEAQIEIEADNLIPYSLDEVSIDFETLSVNSIDPSKVDVLLSACRTENIDARVDALDEVDLETKVVDIEGYALGRSAELVFGQLPEGASQKVVAMVDIGANMTTFAVVDQGETTFTREQAFGGEQFTQSILSFYGMSYEQAEKAKVEGDLPRNYMFEVLSPFQTQLLQQIKRTLQIYCTSSGRDKVDYIVLCGGTSRLEGMANLLTNELGVHTIIADPFQGNLHADDSVKSTLQPSISKYMVACGLALRSYGQWRT; encoded by the coding sequence ATGCTTTCAAATCTATGGAAGCGTCAGGCTCCGCAGATGGTGGGGATCGACATTGGCTCCCATGAAGTCAAGGCGATTCTGCTGAGCAAGACGGCTGATGGTTATAAAATTGTAAGTCACGCTGCTGTTCCCGTGAAGAAGGGAGCCGTAAACGATCACGATATTCGTGATGCTGCGGCCGTTGTTGACTGTTTGCGTCAGCTCAGGCGCACCCTCCCAAAGAGTTGCAAATTCGCAGCTGTTGCAGTCTCTGGTTCTGCGGTGATGACCAAGGTGATCTACATGGATGCTTCGCTTAATGAGGCAGAGATGGAAGCTCAAATTGAGATCGAAGCCGATAACCTCATCCCTTACTCACTCGATGAAGTCAGCATCGACTTTGAAACCTTGAGCGTTAACAGCATTGACCCAAGCAAAGTAGATGTGCTCCTGAGCGCTTGTCGTACAGAGAATATCGATGCCCGGGTGGATGCACTCGACGAAGTCGATCTTGAGACCAAGGTCGTCGACATCGAGGGATATGCACTGGGCCGTTCAGCAGAGCTGGTTTTTGGGCAACTTCCAGAAGGTGCCAGCCAGAAGGTCGTTGCCATGGTAGATATCGGCGCCAATATGACCACCTTTGCGGTAGTCGATCAGGGTGAAACCACATTTACCCGTGAGCAGGCCTTTGGTGGCGAGCAGTTCACCCAATCTATTTTGTCTTTTTACGGCATGTCCTATGAACAAGCTGAGAAAGCTAAAGTAGAAGGCGATTTGCCCCGTAACTATATGTTCGAGGTGCTATCTCCTTTCCAGACGCAACTTTTGCAGCAGATTAAGAGAACGCTGCAAATCTACTGTACATCCAGCGGCAGAGATAAAGTGGATTACATAGTGCTTTGTGGCGGAACCTCTCGTCTCGAAGGTATGGCGAATTTGCTGACCAATGAGTTGGGTGTACATACCATTATTGCCGACCCTTTCCAGGGAAATTTGCATGCCGACGATTCTGTTAAATCCACCTTGCAACCCAGTATCAGCAAATACATGGTTGCCTGTGGCCTGGCATTAAGGAGCTACGGTCAATGGCGAACATAA
- the aroK gene encoding shikimate kinase AroK, whose amino-acid sequence MAEKRNIFLVGPMGAGKSTIGRHLAQMLHLEFHDSDQEIESRTGADIAWVFDVEGEEGFRRREAQVIADLTEKQGIVLATGGGSVQSKDIRNFLSARGIVVYLETTIDKQVARTQRDKRRPLLQVDDPRSVLETLAESRNPLYEEIADVIVKTDDQSAKVVANQIIEQLGF is encoded by the coding sequence ATGGCTGAAAAACGAAATATTTTTCTGGTAGGCCCTATGGGCGCGGGCAAGAGCACCATAGGCCGACATCTGGCTCAAATGCTGCACTTGGAATTCCATGACTCTGACCAAGAAATTGAAAGCCGTACTGGGGCTGACATTGCTTGGGTATTTGATGTTGAAGGTGAAGAAGGCTTCCGTCGTCGTGAGGCGCAGGTGATTGCCGACTTAACCGAAAAGCAAGGTATTGTGCTGGCAACCGGAGGTGGTTCAGTACAAAGCAAAGATATACGTAACTTTCTGTCTGCAAGGGGGATTGTGGTATATCTCGAGACAACCATTGATAAGCAGGTTGCTCGCACTCAAAGAGACAAGCGCCGTCCGTTGTTGCAGGTCGATGATCCTCGTTCAGTGCTTGAGACTCTGGCCGAGAGCCGTAATCCACTCTATGAAGAAATCGCTGACGTGATTGTCAAAACCGATGACCAAAGTGCCAAGGTTGTTGCCAATCAAATCATCGAACAGTTGGGATTCTGA
- a CDS encoding AAA family ATPase has product MTFIPPSVLLPSQEALLLRMQHVACYSQQLVVIQGNEGAGKSTLLTALVSELEDYNSALVVCPMHADAAEIRRKILIQLLSDPLFDDEEPLGNTLRRLSKRLTKPLHILIDDAHHLPLELWAECLLLTNQQCAGRPIAITLAATPEVARHIYSQLTGVQRELMLPIDIDPLEIGEREALYYTLISRTDAVPYVPRDIVKSQLEQQKGRPGEVVALLERALQPEEQKRPDRRRLWRMLGAVTLTATFSLGLWYLVQSHPGEVSEAEPQEFPETGLLSPWGERQLTGYFTARAALLAEIELAEVTARAEQEAQRLADEAALEEARRLAEVPTAETIQSDTTRGKQEPHVEMTHDSAVQDVSLTQTQQSEGSKPLAAQVAADKAKPIESAAIQVPAVPENSVFAAQAWYQRSIQALPETGYTLQLATVSKRDSAATIFRRMASEPELRLVHYKDKLVILQGNYTSEVEANAQAKLVMERYGGGKPWVRAWKDLTSYRPLDSVSAGEISN; this is encoded by the coding sequence ATGACATTTATTCCTCCTTCAGTACTGCTGCCTTCCCAAGAGGCCCTGTTGCTGCGAATGCAGCATGTTGCTTGCTATAGTCAGCAACTGGTTGTTATTCAAGGTAATGAAGGTGCCGGTAAATCCACCTTGCTCACGGCTTTGGTCAGTGAGCTCGAAGATTACAACTCGGCGTTGGTTGTATGTCCCATGCATGCCGATGCTGCCGAAATTCGTCGTAAAATCCTCATCCAGTTACTGTCAGATCCCCTTTTCGATGACGAAGAGCCTTTGGGCAATACCCTGCGCCGGTTATCAAAGCGTTTAACGAAACCTCTTCACATACTGATAGATGATGCGCATCACCTGCCGCTGGAGCTCTGGGCTGAATGCCTGTTGCTGACCAACCAGCAATGCGCCGGGCGTCCCATTGCCATCACATTAGCAGCAACACCTGAGGTAGCCAGGCACATATACAGCCAATTGACCGGCGTACAACGCGAGTTGATGTTGCCAATTGACATAGACCCCCTCGAAATAGGTGAGCGCGAAGCGCTCTATTACACCCTGATAAGCCGAACTGATGCCGTACCCTATGTGCCCCGTGATATCGTTAAATCGCAACTGGAGCAGCAGAAGGGCAGGCCTGGTGAGGTGGTTGCCTTGTTGGAGAGAGCCCTTCAGCCAGAAGAGCAAAAGCGGCCGGATAGAAGACGTCTTTGGCGGATGCTGGGCGCTGTAACGCTGACCGCAACTTTCTCTTTGGGCCTGTGGTATCTGGTGCAAAGCCATCCTGGCGAAGTTTCTGAGGCTGAGCCGCAAGAGTTTCCTGAAACAGGCTTGTTGTCTCCGTGGGGAGAACGGCAGTTAACCGGCTATTTTACGGCCAGAGCGGCGTTGCTTGCTGAAATTGAACTCGCTGAGGTAACCGCTCGGGCTGAGCAGGAAGCCCAGCGCCTGGCTGATGAGGCCGCTCTTGAGGAGGCAAGGCGATTAGCCGAGGTGCCTACCGCTGAGACTATCCAGTCAGATACAACAAGGGGTAAGCAGGAACCACATGTTGAGATGACTCACGACAGCGCGGTACAGGATGTCAGTTTGACTCAAACACAACAGAGCGAAGGCTCGAAGCCGTTAGCTGCACAAGTCGCAGCAGACAAAGCAAAGCCAATCGAATCAGCCGCCATTCAAGTCCCGGCAGTCCCTGAGAACTCGGTTTTTGCCGCACAGGCATGGTATCAAAGGTCGATTCAGGCGTTGCCTGAAACAGGCTATACCTTACAATTGGCCACGGTCAGCAAGCGGGACTCTGCTGCCACCATATTTCGGCGTATGGCATCTGAGCCGGAGCTCAGATTGGTGCACTACAAGGATAAGCTGGTAATACTGCAGGGAAACTATACCAGTGAAGTTGAAGCGAACGCTCAGGCAAAGCTTGTGATGGAGCGTTATGGCGGTG
- a CDS encoding type 4a pilus biogenesis protein PilO → MKLDLSEFNDIDFENIGGWPAQVKVVFAVLLAVIVGVASYFLFISDAIDGLKREQEKEVQLRQDFQKKYQLAANLKLYREQLKEMEAQFAELLKMLPSENEMDGLLDDLTFVATDSGLNIESLDWEGAVQRDFYIEFPIKMVVSGDYHQMGSMVSGVAKLPRIVSLHDFVIKHQDGDILTMDILAKTYRFKEGAELPPEKGSKPAKGGKK, encoded by the coding sequence ATGAAGCTGGATCTGAGCGAATTCAACGACATTGATTTTGAGAACATTGGTGGCTGGCCAGCGCAGGTAAAGGTCGTGTTTGCCGTTCTCCTGGCTGTTATTGTGGGTGTTGCCAGCTATTTTCTGTTTATTTCCGATGCGATTGACGGCTTGAAGAGAGAGCAGGAAAAAGAAGTGCAATTGAGGCAGGACTTTCAGAAAAAGTATCAACTAGCCGCCAACCTTAAGCTTTACCGTGAGCAGTTGAAAGAGATGGAAGCCCAGTTTGCCGAGCTGCTTAAAATGCTGCCGTCAGAAAATGAAATGGATGGATTGCTGGATGACCTGACCTTTGTGGCCACGGACTCGGGACTTAATATTGAGAGCCTCGATTGGGAAGGTGCTGTACAACGTGACTTTTACATTGAATTCCCCATCAAAATGGTTGTGAGCGGTGACTACCACCAGATGGGCAGCATGGTCAGTGGGGTGGCTAAATTGCCCCGTATCGTCAGCTTGCATGACTTTGTGATTAAACATCAGGATGGTGACATTCTGACCATGGATATTCTGGCCAAAACGTACCGCTTTAAAGAAGGAGCGGAACTTCCACCAGAGAAAGGCTCAAAGCCGGCTAAAGGAGGCAAGAAATGA